The window AGGTCGAGATGCCGTCCCGCGCGTACGTCAGCGCCTTCGGCTTCAAGGGCCCGGACCAGCAGAAGCCGGCCGGCGTCCTCTCCGGCGGTGAGCGCAACCGCTTGAACCTGGCCCTGACGCTCAAGGAGGGCGGCAACCTGCTGCTCCTCGACGAGCCCACCAACGACCTCGACGTCGAGACGCTCTCCTCGCTGGAGAACGCCCTGCTCGAGTTCCCCGGTGCGGCCGTGGTCATCTCCCACGACCGCTGGTTCCTCGACCGGGTCGCCACGCACATCCTCGCGTACGAGGGTGACTCCAAGTGGTACTGGTTCGAGGGCAACTTCGAGTCGTACGAGAAGAACAAGATCGAGCGGCTCGGCCCGGACGCCACCCGTCCGCACCGCGCCACCTACAAGAAGCTCACCCGGGGCTAGGTCGGAGACCATGGCCAGACACCACTACCGGTGCCCACTGCGCTGGGCGGACATGGATGCCTTCGGGCACGTCAACAACGTCGTCTTCCTCCGCTATCTGGAGGAGGCGCGGATCGACTTCATGTTCCGCCTCGCGCCGGGGGAGGGCAGCGCGTCGTTCACGGGCGGATCCGTCGTGGCCCGCCACGAGATCGACTACAAGCTGCCCCTCGTGCACCGTCACGAGCCGGTCCTCATCGAGTCCTGGGTGACCCGGATAGGCGCCGCGTCCCTGACCATCCGCTACGAGGTCAAGGACGAGGCGACCGCGGATTCGCCCGAGACGGTCTACGTGCGCGCCGAGACGGTGGTCGTGCCCTACGACCTCGCCGCGGGGCGGCCCCGCCGCATCACGGCCGAGGAGAAGCGCTTCCTGGAGGAGTACCTCGACGAGCCCGCGTCCGTCTCCGGCACGCGCCGGGAAGGACGCCTCGCGGCATGACCGATCAGCTGCGCTTCGCCGATTCCGGGGAGGCGGCGGACCTCGCCGCCTTCCTGGGCCGGCTGGTGCACTACGACCGCGCCGCCGCGGTCCGCCTCCAGGCGGGCGGCGGCGCGCTCGCCGTTTTCGGGCGCCCGCCGTCCTTCGAGGTCCTGGCCATCCGCACGGTGCGGCTCGCCGTGCCCGTCGCGGCGCCGCTGGACCTGACGGTGTCCGCCGGTGAGCTCCTGGAGTCGGTGGACGAGGCCTCGGCCGCGGCCACCGTGCCCGGGGCCGTCACCGGACCGCCCTGGACCGGGGTGCTCCCGCCCCGCGGCGGCTGGCGCCGCCTGCCGGGGCTGCCCGGCCCCGAGGCGATCGGGGAGGCCGTCGCGGCCGCCGTCGCCGAGTTCCGGGCCCGCGACGAGGCCCTGCCCGTGCAGCACCGGACCCGTTCCGAGCGCGACCGCATCGGCCGCGAGATCTGGTCCCGCACCCTGGGCGACACCGAACTCCCGCTGCGCGCCGTGCACGCCTCGCAGTCCCTGGGCTTCCTGCGGCCGGTACGGGCCGCCGTGCCCGCCCCCGCGGCCGCCCCCGGCTCCGCCGCCCCCGCTCCCGCCTCCGCCCCCGTGGCGCTGCTCTCCGCCGGGAGCTGGCTGCGGCTGCGCACCCCGTACGGCTCCGTCGCCACCCGCCGCCCCGGCGCCACCGGCGGCCTGGGCGCCCTCCAGGTCCGGCCGGTCTGACCCCGGGCCCGACGAGGGGCCCTGAGGGTGTGCGGCCAGGCCTTTGATGGGCCGGCAGAGGGAAACCGAATCCATGTCGGACGTTCGAGAGCGCTTTGTGCTCACAGCCGTCCGTAGGTTTGCAGCGCGGCCGGGCCTCCGGCAGGCGGGTCCCGGGGCCCCCGGATCCACGGTGTGAGTACCGCACAAGGACGGAATCGGCATGGCAATCCCACTGATCAGGACGGTCGCCCGGCTGGGCCTCTGCGTCGTCACGGCAATCGCCGTCTGTCCGCTGGTGCCGACGACGACGGCGGCGGCCGACGGGTCACGCGCCCTCGTGGTCCCCAAGGACTATCCGACCATCCAGGCAGCGGTCGACGCCGCCCGCCCCGGTGACCGGATCGCCGTCCGGCCGGGTGTCTACCGCGAGCAAGTGGTGATCGGCAAGGATGTGTCGATCACGGGCTGGGGCGACCAGAAGACGACGATTCAGGCTCCGCCGAAGCTCATCCCCGGCGACGACGGCGGCAACTCGATCGTCGAGATCCACAACGGCGCGTCCGTCTCGCTGTCTCGGCTCGCCGTCAGCGGGCCGGGCTCCGGCACGTGCGACAGCGGCGCACTCCGCTCCGGCATTCGCGTGCTCGGGGGTGCCCGTCTCGACCTCGCCCACGCTGCCGTCACCCACATCACCGACACCCCCGCCGCACCCTGCTTCCGCAGTGCGACCGCCGTTTTCATCGGAGAGATGCCGACCGGTAGGGGCTCGGCGACGATCCGTGACACCAAGATCACGGGCTACCAGGGCGCAGGCGTGGTCGTCCTCAACCAAGGGTCCACCGCCACCGTCGAGCACAGCACCGTCACCGGGCACCGGACGCTGTCCACCGACGGCATCGAGTTCGCGGCCGGCGCGGTCGGCCGCGTCACCCGGAGCACCATCAGCGACAACGGGTGCCGGGAGCCCGACCCGGGCTGCGGCCCCGACTTCTTCAACGAGTTCCAGCACGCGGGCATCGCCGCCGACACGCCGGGCACCGTCCTGCAGCACAACTGGATCGTCGGCAACCAGGTCGGGATCTACGTGGCCGGCGTGGGGATCGACATCGCCCACAACGCCATCCAACGCAGCTCGTACGTCGGAATCGCCCTCCAGGACGGTTCGTTCACAGTCCGCAGGGACCGGATCCAGGGCGGGGTGCACGGCGTCGCGGTCATCGCAACCGAGGTCGACACGAACGCGGTGCTCGAAGGTGTGAAGATCACACGGACGTCGGGCGCGCCGGTACAGACCTTCGAGTGTTGCGGGTTCACCGCCACGGCGACGGTGAAGCCGTAATCGGCCGACCTGGGTGAAAACGGGTGCGTCCCCGGCCTGCCCGGGGGCGAGGACCGAAGACGCGCTCCCACATCACCAGACCAACGCTCCGATGATCTGTGAGGAACGGCCTAGCCCGCCGTGTTGATCATCGACGCGGCGGCGTACGTCAGGTACTTCCACAGCTGGGCCTCGTGCTCCGGCGCCAGGCCCAGCTCGTCCAATGCGACCCGCATGTGCTTCAGCCAGGCGTCGTGGGCCGCCGCGTCCACCTGGAACGGGGCGTGCCGCATCCGCAGGCGCGGGTGGCCGCGGTGCTGGCTGTAGGTGGTCGGACCGCCCCAGTACTGGATCAGGAACAGCGTGAAGCGCTCCTCGGCGGGGCCCAGGTCCTCCTCCGGGTACATCGGGCGCAGCAGCGGGTCCTGCGCGACCCCCTGGTAGAAGCGCCGGACGAGGCGGCGGAAGGTCTCCTCGCCGCCCACCTGCTCGTAGAAGGTCTGCTCCTGAAGCGTGCCGTGCGGAATGTCATTCACCCGACCATCGTCTCAGACGCCCGGACGGAGGACCGGGGTCCCAGGACTTCGCGGGGGCCCGCGCTCGCACCCGGCGGCCGCGCGCAGGACAGTGGAGGCATGGGTGCA of the Streptomyces sp. NBC_01294 genome contains:
- a CDS encoding globin, with amino-acid sequence MNDIPHGTLQEQTFYEQVGGEETFRRLVRRFYQGVAQDPLLRPMYPEEDLGPAEERFTLFLIQYWGGPTTYSQHRGHPRLRMRHAPFQVDAAAHDAWLKHMRVALDELGLAPEHEAQLWKYLTYAAASMINTAG
- a CDS encoding acyl-CoA thioesterase, with the translated sequence MARHHYRCPLRWADMDAFGHVNNVVFLRYLEEARIDFMFRLAPGEGSASFTGGSVVARHEIDYKLPLVHRHEPVLIESWVTRIGAASLTIRYEVKDEATADSPETVYVRAETVVVPYDLAAGRPRRITAEEKRFLEEYLDEPASVSGTRREGRLAA
- a CDS encoding right-handed parallel beta-helix repeat-containing protein, which encodes MAIPLIRTVARLGLCVVTAIAVCPLVPTTTAAADGSRALVVPKDYPTIQAAVDAARPGDRIAVRPGVYREQVVIGKDVSITGWGDQKTTIQAPPKLIPGDDGGNSIVEIHNGASVSLSRLAVSGPGSGTCDSGALRSGIRVLGGARLDLAHAAVTHITDTPAAPCFRSATAVFIGEMPTGRGSATIRDTKITGYQGAGVVVLNQGSTATVEHSTVTGHRTLSTDGIEFAAGAVGRVTRSTISDNGCREPDPGCGPDFFNEFQHAGIAADTPGTVLQHNWIVGNQVGIYVAGVGIDIAHNAIQRSSYVGIALQDGSFTVRRDRIQGGVHGVAVIATEVDTNAVLEGVKITRTSGAPVQTFECCGFTATATVKP